From a single Bacteroidota bacterium genomic region:
- a CDS encoding putative DNA binding domain-containing protein: MKVMTIEELILLKETENKVEFKEAKGGNFSYNGGGRVSPQERRRCILGYVTAFANEGGGYLVLGVHDTYPHKIVGTSQCKDATGKLVQEVYRDTKIRIEASELFDQDNKRVLVIYIPSRPAGKVYKFEDVALMRVGEELLPMSEQQYLKIIQEQEPDFTERICEGLTYHDLDPGAILKLKESYAKKQDNPQFLTLSDEQALQDLSLITNSKITYAALILVGKESAIKKFIPQATINLEYRNSLTQINFDNRLIFSEPYFLTNEKLWDAINQRNGKVPVQQGPFIFDIPFFNKEVIREALNNAVAHRDYRKSSEVLIKQFPHELHITNPGGFPFGVNLQNLLTVNSTPRNRLLSDVLAKTGIVERSGQGIDKIYYQSISEAKPEPDYTKSDDFQVELRLSGIVEDKAFALFIRQIQTSRKVDEKLSVQEIISLNRIRKGENKNELDSTILKKMEKEGLIERVGKTNSQKIILSKEYFVFTGKQSEYSEGMPIDNFQIGIIILKHVQEFGKGKMKEFEFLLRKFMTRAQVKYAIGKMVEQGILDKKGEGKTTEYYAGKQMEEGMKVFQRAVELGFKEMQRLGELPAANSPESSQKFSRNNKQNG, encoded by the coding sequence ATTAAGGTCATGACAATAGAAGAACTTATTCTATTAAAGGAAACTGAAAATAAAGTTGAATTTAAAGAAGCTAAAGGTGGCAACTTTAGCTACAATGGAGGAGGAAGGGTGTCACCTCAGGAAAGAAGGCGATGCATTCTTGGGTATGTAACGGCTTTTGCAAATGAAGGTGGCGGGTATTTAGTGCTGGGTGTTCACGATACATATCCTCATAAAATAGTGGGGACATCGCAATGCAAAGATGCCACAGGAAAATTGGTACAGGAAGTTTATCGTGATACTAAAATCAGAATTGAAGCTAGCGAACTTTTTGACCAGGATAATAAGAGAGTATTAGTAATATATATTCCATCAAGACCTGCAGGAAAGGTTTACAAATTTGAAGATGTGGCTTTGATGCGAGTGGGCGAAGAACTTTTGCCGATGAGTGAACAGCAGTATTTGAAAATAATTCAGGAGCAAGAACCCGACTTTACTGAAAGAATCTGTGAAGGGTTAACCTATCATGATTTAGATCCTGGTGCTATTTTAAAATTAAAAGAATCCTACGCTAAGAAGCAAGATAATCCGCAATTTCTCACCTTGTCCGATGAGCAGGCCTTGCAGGATTTGTCGCTTATTACTAATTCGAAAATCACATATGCCGCGTTGATTCTTGTTGGTAAAGAAAGTGCTATCAAAAAATTTATACCACAGGCAACAATCAACTTGGAGTATCGTAATTCACTAACGCAAATCAACTTCGATAACAGACTAATATTTTCTGAGCCCTATTTTTTAACCAATGAGAAATTGTGGGACGCCATTAATCAACGCAATGGCAAGGTTCCTGTACAGCAAGGTCCATTTATTTTCGATATTCCATTTTTTAATAAAGAGGTGATAAGAGAAGCCTTAAACAATGCTGTGGCACATCGCGATTATCGCAAAAGCAGTGAAGTTCTTATAAAGCAATTTCCACACGAATTGCATATAACCAATCCAGGAGGATTTCCTTTTGGTGTAAACCTTCAGAATTTACTTACAGTGAACAGCACTCCCCGAAACAGACTATTGAGTGATGTACTTGCAAAAACCGGGATTGTGGAACGCAGCGGACAAGGCATTGACAAAATATATTATCAATCCATATCCGAAGCCAAGCCCGAACCTGATTATACAAAGTCAGATGATTTTCAGGTAGAGTTACGATTATCAGGCATTGTAGAAGATAAAGCATTTGCCTTGTTCATCCGACAAATTCAAACAAGCAGAAAAGTTGACGAGAAGCTAAGTGTGCAGGAAATAATTTCATTGAACCGGATTCGGAAAGGCGAAAACAAAAATGAACTGGATTCAACCATTCTAAAAAAAATGGAGAAGGAAGGGTTGATTGAAAGAGTTGGCAAAACCAATTCGCAGAAAATAATTTTATCAAAAGAATATTTTGTTTTCACAGGTAAGCAATCTGAATATTCAGAAGGTATGCCAATTGATAATTTCCAAATCGGAATTATCATTTTAAAACATGTCCAGGAATTTGGTAAAGGCAAAATGAAAGAGTTTGAATTTTTGCTAAGAAAATTTATGACAAGAGCACAGGTAAAATATGCTATCGGAAAAATGGTTGAGCAAGGAATTTTGGACAAAAAAGGTGAAGGAAAAACAACAGAATACTATGCAGGTAAGCAGATGGAGGAAGGCATGAAAGTTTTCCAAAGGGCAGTTGAATTAGGTTTTAAAGAGATGCAACGGCTTGGAGAATTACCAGCCGCTAATTCTCCAGAAAGTAGCCAGAAATTCTCCAGAAACAACAAACAAAATGGCTGA